The DNA region AAAGCCTAATCGTGCGGACGCACAATTTGTTCAATTGATGGGAATATGGGAATCTAGATGGAAGCGACGCTCACTTTTATCATACGTAGGTAAGGAAGAATTTCCAACATATGGGTTACCTTTGATACTTGAATTACACTGTACTTTTATTTTACACgtgaaatttatatgtatataaattcttCTATCCTTATCGCAGGCATTCAGTTTTGTTGATATTGGTTCTTAATATTCAAATCTTCACAGGAGACTATAGATATATCTTAACTTAGGTTAAATATCTTTGGTACTTTTGGTAATTGCACATTAATATTACACTGTGATGTCACCCACACTGTGGTGGAATCAAAAGTGGCGCTTTTCTCAGAAAGAAAAAATCGCAGTCTTCCAGCTTTTTTTCCAGCAGTGTAACTATAGAACAGCTAACTATCCTCCGATATtgattttgtatatattatagaaatcaatattctgaataattttttcctatacatataagtGGTGGACTCACCACTTAATTTCACTTCACAGTTAATTTTAGCTATAATTGTGCATCTGCGGTATGCGTCAGTATTGGCTACCGGCCGCTGGCCgcttattttctgtttataaaCGAGAGTCAGGCGAGCTTAAAGACCTCAGACATAATCTGCATATGCGAAGCTGTAAGAAGCGTTTGTCACAacttataattcaattaaaatgcaTAGGATTAATATATTGGGTTTAGGTTTATGTTAGATTTTTCAATCCGGCCGCCGCAAGGCAGCTGGCAATGcttacataaatttataacaaattaattataaaaatagtaggagaacgaataattgatattattttatggaaacATTACGGATTGAGAGAGCAACTCCAAACTCAGacccaatatatttataataattgcgTTTAATTGAGTTATAACAGGCATTTTTTACAATCTTAGATACGCATGTTGTGCACGGGACCTTTAAGGTCGTCGGATCCTCGTttataaacagaagataagtGGCCAGTAATCAATACTAACATATGCGCTTTCACAATTTACACAGACTGCAGACAGAATTTACAGTAGCGGTAACGGTAGTTCTCTGCAAATATTTTAGAAACTAAGCGTGTCCAGCACTTACATATGTGGAAAAATGTCAGCTAAAATGATGAATTTCACAACATATCCAAAAATCATTGAAGTCAGAGGGTAGGTAGCTTTTCTACAGTTTCACACATCATAGCAGCGAGGGACCCTTATGTCTTAGTTTTCCAACAAGAAATTTTAAGCGGAAGTAATCTTTTTGGTAGCTGAGCGGAAGTTTGAAAAAGTTTGAAAAAGCTAACGAAAGACAGGTAATTTCTCTATCCCTCCTTGTCCTACATAGTTCATACGTCTGTTCTTGTCACACAATATAACCCTCTCTTTCTAACATCGCTCATATGTCTGTCCTTGTCGCACACAATTGCTTTTCCTGCCCACGGATGTGCTGCCATCTATACAACAACACTTGAAGTCTCCGTTTCTTCCCTACATGGTAAATGGCAGTATATGACTCGTCGGTAGACAAAATGTGCTATATTGTGCAACAAAGGCAAATTTATATCTTGTGTTCAACGGAAAGCCAATACTGTGCGACAGAGATGAACAATACGGGCGGTattagagaaagagagagagggaaacaCTATACAAGGATAGACATGCTTATCGTTAAAGGAATGAGATTAATCATTCTAGGATCGCTGGACAAGCGATTAAACGATTAAATGATTAAACATTTGATTAACTTTAATCGCacatttattaaaatctttttataatgtataagttatAAAAGTCTGAAAGTTCTACTAATATGATTTTCGTAATTCCTAATCCGAATTgattaacattaattaatttcgacCAGTACTATTAATTGTGTGACATATTGATCTTCAATTTTTGTGGGCTTTGTGGAAAACAAATATCATGGTAAGGAATTTTGTTCGTCGTGACCATTTTTTGTAGAAGATCTGTGGAATCATTCTGTGGTAGGCTTATCTCGTTTTGTGGAAAATGACAGTTACTTGTgggaaattaatttcgtttgcGAAGCGTGACTAATTCTTGGGAATTGTTCGTAGGAAaactaaaaatttttttatactcGTATTTTCTGAGATTTTTCTTAAAGGCAAACGAACTTATCACGCAACTCCAtgtgattattaattaataagatgATTAAGTAAATCGTCGAATAGATGCtttcttattattaataaaatgatgAAACCGAACAACCTACAGACACGTATTTGCTTAATACCTTGTTTTTCTTTGACGACTATTTTCCCCCTTATCGTTGATACTAGTATAGCtacaaaattgtttgaaatcgGGAGAAGGTAAAGTATGGGTGTACTTGTTTGTAGAGACGAATCCATTTAGTTTGCGAACGTAGGTTGCATTTGGTAAGACGGAAATAGGATCAAAGTGACGAACTTTTTGTAAGCGATCTACGTGCAATAGCAAGGGCGATTGGTGTAATTGTGTCGTTTCGATCGTTTCAGTTGCTGTTCTATCGTTCGATTTTGTATCTTGCGAAACGACTTCCATGTGCCATCtgcaagaaaaatgaaaaggttCTTTTAAAATAGGACAAAAGAAAAGatacaaggaaagaaaagggaaaaagtaaggggaaaaaggaaaacaaagaaagggaataaaaaagaaggaaaaggctCTTCCTTTTATTGTtgtcaaataaaatattcgatgcTTGTAAAAACAATGATTCAGCTAGCTGAATGTGGCTTAATCATACGAAAATGgaggaattaattttttctaaattaaactcggaaaattaagaaaaatcagTCATCGAATATCTTGTGTTCACAAATATCCTAGGCAGCGAATTAGTCAGTACGTTGAATGCTGGTTACTTTTGCTCTGAAAGTAAAATGTTTCGAAAAACCTAACTCAAAGAACGGAGAAATATTAACTGCATACCAGGGTCAGACACTTTTTATTTAAGACGAAAATAATGCGTAAAAAGTTCAAATAATTACTCCAAATAAACTGGCAAactaatttgtttaaaaataagatagtttgcaaataaatttcaaaatcttatTTGAGGAATAAATTTTCTCCAAATAACTAATTTgccaaatatttaattatttcacataaaagtagaaaaataaaatacatataataagctATACCTATGCAAAACATTTCTCGATGTCAGATTATACATAGTCGACCTTCTCTTCTCTAATTTCTTAGTCGTCAGAGGATTCATAGTAGCTTCGTCAGCGATAATATTTCTCAGTTGTTCGAGGAATTCGTCGACGAAGTTACTTTGGGTGAAGAGCGGGTGTTGCAAGAGCGCTACAGACGTAGCTCTTGTTTCGGGATCCATGCGAAGACATTGAGATAAGAAGTCGACCGTCATCGAGTTCCAAGTGGGAAATAATTTACGAATCGAAACGACACTCGAATGAGTTGGTCCTACCAGCTCGTCCGCACTTGTGTGTCGCAACATTTGACTAGATCTGCCAGGACTGATCATCGTTTGATGCCTCGTGCACAGTCTTCCtaaaaatttcattgtaattaCTTCGTCAACTGGTAATACGAACGAATATCTATGAAAGTTATCATCGACGGTAAAAACTTACCCAAGACTTTGGTTATTCGATAGAGCTGATCTACGTCGCTCTCGCCAGGAAAAAGAGCATCTCCCGTAAGCAGCTCCGCGTAAAGACAACCTACCGCCCAAACGTCGACCGCTTTGCCATATCGTGCATCACCAACAAGAAGCTCCGGTGCTCGATACCACCTTGTTGCTACGTAATCCGTACAGGATTCATTGACGCTATTTGTGAAACGTGCAAACCCGAAATCACAGAGTTTGATCACTCCGTTCGGAGATACAAGAATATTTTCAGGCTTGATATCACGATGCATTACCTAATAAGGATCAGTGTTCGAATTAAAAATCCTTTAATCTCGATTTAGTTGAATTACCACCTAAGTATGTATTATACGGGCATTTATACGGAATAAGATAAAGCTAAAAAAAGATCATTAGATATGTATATTCCACGTGCTACAAAAATATCTTATCAACTAAATCGAAACTAAGCGATAGCAACAGGCGAACCTTTTGAAAGCTGTACAATCTTTCTCGTCCACTTACATTTCTGCTATGACAGAAGCTCAAACCGCGAAGGATTTGATAAACATGTCGCCTGGACACTTCCCAGCCTAGACCGTTTCCGATACGTTCCAGCTCATCCAGCAAGGTGTGATCCAAATACTCGAAGACAAGATAGAATCGTTTCCTTTGGCGGAACACTTCGATCATATTTACTAGATTATCGTGACACAATTGCTACAAATACATGCGCCATTCTCATTCTCGTTCTTACTGACTCTAAcggaaagaaatttaattcgaTGTCGACTGTTAATCAGTCTCGAAGTCCTATTAATCGCAAtgtgaatttctttttaatacacgtcgaatttatcattttttttttgtatgcttatacataatttatatgtatatattgtaaccAATGCAACCAAGTCCAATTTCCAAACTCACAAGATTAATAATAAGATATGATTTATGATAGCGTTTGACAAATAGAATCcaaagatattattttaaaagttgTGCGTATATACAGTTCATACATACAATCTTAGACTTGGACGTCGATCGATATCATTCATTAATACTATACAATCTCATTATATCTCTTCAAATACAATTATACGCTTGATGCACCACGTACTTTCAACATTCTGATTTCACGAAATGCCATTTCTCGCACTTGATGGTCCTCCTCGGTTTCCAAAAATCTCTTAATGGCTACGAACTGCCCACTTTCACGATGCCTGCATTTCATCACTACACCGTAGCTGCCTTCTCCTACGATTTCTAACATTTCGTATTTCTCCATTTTGTTCAAACAGATTTATATAACAAAGAAAAGATTTATACGTAAGGTATATAACAGGTTTCCTGTAACAAGGAGGTATGCATGGaaggtaataaaataaataacaaagtaacttcagaaataaagtaatatacacgCGTTGCAGCACGctgaattatgataattatagcGTTGAAAATATTTACATTGGTTATTTACACTTCTTAGCTTTTAGACGAATACAAGTTATATCCTCGTAAGAAACTATGATCGTCGAGCTGTCAATGTACACGATATACATATCTCACTGTTTATCACACCACTAACGATGCGAAGAGTCAAATAATCTCAAATATTCTTAAACGTAAAGTGCACAAAAATAGTACATGATCAAATTTGATTAATTATGAGGCAAATTGCTTAGCTTGACCCAAATATTCTACTAACACAGCTAACCCTATAAGACAGACGCGTTATATGGAAATTAACCCTCGTTAAAATTTGACATTCAGAGCAGTATGTTCAGAATAGTACGtacaaaatatcaaatacaTGGTTCGACGTTAAAACAACTCTGAGATACTTTAATCGTCTAACAAAGTACATAGACACACTGCCGTTCAAAAATATCCGGATACTTGCTTACTTTTGATAggatgaaatttaataacaGAATTGCGAGTAAAAATTATATGTCGATAAATAACGATTTCATTCTGTATTATTTCGTTCTTACAAAACGATAAAATTGATTATTGGAAAAGTAATAGATAcgcattgaaataaaattcaacagttataaaacatttataaaatttaacagTTATGGAACagtcgatgaaatttttaaaaaaacatTTCACAATGGCTCATTACTTTCACTCTCTAAGATACGGATCGGATAAGAAAGGTTCatctaaaataataatgaaattatatttaaaaattgttaataaataccACAGACAAATAGACACATTTATGGATCACAAATTGAATTTCGATACAAAGCAAGCAAATAACTGAAATTAACTATTTCTTAATTCTAAAAAGAGATGATAAGTATTGATTTTAGTTATTAGTTTCTCGTTAATCTACGAATCAGctaaagtgttcgaatacttgtaAGCTGTACTTACTTACTCACACGCGAGCGTAATCCAAATCCTAGTTCGATAAAAAAACGTTCTATTTATCCAATTTCCATTTTCTTGCAAGATATTCGCAATTATGAGAAAAGTATACGAGCGGTCAAAGTGGAGAAATCAACTTTTGATCGGTGTTTAAAAACACCAACGAATTTCGACTTGCTCGCCATCGGACTGGTTGGAAGCGACACGCTGGAACCGAGAATCTTTGCTAAGTAAAGATCTTCGAGGCAAAGTCCGAGAAATACTCGTACTCGTGGTGGCAAGCTGCTAGATAGATAGCCAGCACTGAAATAGCTGCACCACATGGCGGGGGTCTCTTTAATGCTGGTTAGATCCATGTGTATGCGTTTTTACGTATACGCTGCTCGCGGAACATTGTCGATGTTCAGACTAGAGGCAGACCCTCCGTGGACGAACATAGTCGCCGACTGCGGAAGTACGCTTTTCGTGAAATCGCCTCCTAGAAGTAGCTTTTTCAATACTCACCGCGGCCTCATTTATTCTCGACTTATCATCcgcaaaaattcaataatttccgGCTAATCGATcgagatagaaaaagaaatataggaAAGGAGTAGCGTCATCAACATCACCGTCAACCATCGACATCCACCATCGGCATCCACCATCGGCATCCACCATCGGCATCCACCATCGGCATCCACCATTGGCATCTACCATCGCCACTATCGACAACGAGTAACGACAACGAATGTCGAAGCACAGATAGTGAGATAAATGTTCGTTAATGAAAGGTAATCGAAAAACCCTGCAACTTAATCGAGAGTAATTGTGCAAAACGATAGTAAGGCCAAAATCaaggataaaaagaaatatgactTAGTGAAAACGAAAGAATAATTTACCTCGTACGTTAAAACACGTATAGGTAAATCGCCCGTATGATACCTACTTACACATGTAGGTATAAGACGAGAGAATGAACTTACACGAGAGCGAAATTATACAAGAGCGTAAGGCAAAACTGGGTGAAATTATTTGCGTTCGTTTAGTCTGGATGATTTAACAAAACTCGTTACTCCGATCTATATCAAGTTAAATGGGAACTCTTCTCGCCAACATGTATGACGCAATATAACGCGATGTATTtcgtgaaaatggaaaaaatatatcaaaagtgAGAGGCTTCGGAGTtgttgatatttgatatttaattctaaCGTGCATCGCTACGACATCGTCTAAAAAAAAGTATTACTCGCTAACATACTACTCGTTGACAGTACATGCAGATTTCAGTGTCTGATGTAAAATTAATCTCAAGGAACAACTGGCTGCTGAGAATGTAACGAAACGTcgaattcgtatttttaaacgaaatagtCAGCACAGGGTTGCCAGTGGTGTATCAAAAGTTCTTCGGGTCGGTAGTTTGTGAAGACGTTCGATACGAAGATGCATCGGTAAGAATGAACGGTATCGTTGCATTGGGAAAATGTCGTTTAGACATTCCTCGAACATGCTCGAAAAGGTGATAATTCGAATCGAGAATCTCGTGGAACAACGGTAAATTCCTAATCATGGCCGCTTGCCATCCAACGCCGGCGATTCAACATTTGCAGCCACAGGAATCGCCTCAGCTTGGCCTTGGACCTATGAACGCTGCCGGTAGCCAAGGTCAGAAGCCGATCCACCAACCACACTACTCGCCCCATTTGCTCAATTGGGTGTACCTGGCAATCGCCGATCAGAATTCTGCTCAAACACGAGATCAGGTTTTacaatttctctctctttctctctgtgttTCTTTCTTGCCGACAACATTtgtttttgataaaaaaaaaagatcagaAGCCTTTCAAATGATACAATGGcccacaaaaatatttaaacatttataaaaaccTTTCATAAACGAAATGTTACGTTAACGCGTTTCTTATTCCTTAATATAATCTacctttttataataaaacaactGAAACATTGATCATGTACTATAGTTTCAAACTATAAATTCACGTCCGATAAATATAATTCACTAAGCTCCTATATATTCAGAATACTTTTACACCTTCGTGAAATTGACTTTGGCAAAATAACCTTTTAATGACAATTGATAGAACGATGACCGATTGTGACTCCAGAGCAAACTTTTCCCAACGATATGGAGTGGTTTTTCAACGGCGACGTCGCAAACTCATACGCATCGTAGCGCACTTGATCCTTGTTGCGCGATAGGAAGCAACTTTGCGGATAATATCGGCGAGCTTGCGGATCGTTTCAGAGAAATAGGACTACTAGATAGAAAACCAACCAAGAGGCCACCACCTAGTTACCTCTGTCACCTATGCTTCAAGAAAGGTCATTACATCAAAGACTGTCCGCaggtgtgtgtatatgtgtattcGTGTGTGTTCGTATGTGCGTATTTCTCAATCAAAAACGATCCAAGATGTGATCTTCGTAACAATCAAAACGTATCAACGTAACTTCATTGACTACgtatagatatataatattcttggATAGATCCGAGTAACAACACCGTCATGAATATTTCATGAAACGTGTCATATAGTATTTCCAACCTTTTGAGGCTGACTTTCTCATGCTTGCACCTATTAACACGTTTTATTTGAACGAAATATTAATTAGTACCCAATTAATTTGGTGATCCTATAAAAAGGTAGTAAGCAAAGTTGTGACGAGATTCTCCTCAACCTTTTGCACACCTCTTTCTTCTAAGCTAATTTTACGAATTGATTTCCATTCTCCACTATTTCCAAAATTACATTTCACTATTTCAATCTCTTAATCGTTAGTACATGACACTGTCAACATATTACTGGCTGTGTGTCTACGCTACAGTTTGGAAAATCCTCTTCACGCGATAAAATCTCTTGTGTTGTTACAGCTTATAATTGAGAACTCCATCTTATAACTCTAAAGCTAACGATATTTGAATTCATGTTTATCAAGATTCTTTTGCATGTTTTGATGAGTATTAAATGCTTCTGAAGTTTGCCTGAATATTTTGAAACGCCTCGCTTATATGATCTGACTATCAGATGGATTCGAACAAATAGAGTTCTACTATACATGAATCAAACGTTCAAAAAATGAATTACTCGAATCACTTCGTTTCACTTGCTCCCGTCACCATATAATCGATAACTAAGCATAGAATAATAATCTTCGAACTGAATACCCATTCCAGGCACGTCCAAAAGGCGAAGGTTTGACACCGTACCAAGGAAAGAAACGATGCTTTGGAGAGTacaaatgtcccaaatgcaagcGTAAGTGGATGTCGGGGAACAGTTGGGCTAATATGGGCCAAGAGTGCATCAAATGTCATATAAACGTTTATCCTCATAAACAGGTGAGAATGTATACTACCGATTATAAATCATTGAACACTTATTTAAATACACTTGTAATAAACTGTTCTATTGAGGATAGAATCGCACCTATTATTTGATATGATTCGAAAAGGCATACTAAGAaactcataaaaatatttttaaaaaatgctgttggcaatttttttaaatgctaacgaaatttctaaatgttttgtataatctATAGAATCATATTCATAAAACTTTGGTAGTTTATTGTATCTAATATCGGAAATGGAGAAAAtctcgaaaataaagagatGATCATTTTCTAAATCATTCATTCTATCGAAGTGTCCCGTGACCTGAACGTAAGCGCATATTTATCGAGACTCTATTTAAACGAGAAAATAAATACTCGGCAAACAAGTGCATGTGCAAGTAAACAAAAACTAGCAATAGAGTTTCAGGATTGCGAACGGTTGCCAAGGGAAAACTTGCTTTGAAGCCAATGTAACATTTCTTTTCCGACAAATTCCGTATGCGTTAACTCTAACGACGCAATAGggttaaaatataaatgtagtTTCGACTGGTAATATGCATTAAATTCGTACTAAAACTGTCTTCTGCCAACCTGGCAAGTAAATCGAATAACCAAGCGTTCACTGAGCGCTACGTCATATATTCATTATGCACCAACACAATTACGTTTTGTAATCTCATTACGTTTTCCGTGTTTCCAGAGACCATTAGAGAAGCCAGACGGATTGGACGTATCCGACCAGAGTAAAGTTCATCCGCAACACCTTTGTCAGAAATGTAAAACACTCGGATACTATTGCCGAAGGGACCAGTAGCAAACCAAGAACCACATTGTGGTAATAATTAGATTgaggatttttatacatttatgagaaattcgaaGGCGCAAGCATGCACGAAATgggtataatatgcaaaaatatataaagtatccaaaatACTTTCTATAGTATCTAGTAGGTAACACAATTTTCTACTTAAATTTCATCTTGttgattatatttatagaaatataagtttgtataaatatccgcagtctaacgATAATGCTTTGGGACTAAACAATTTTAACATATTTCGGACCAATTGCGTAAAAATATGACTATT from Bombus terrestris chromosome 14, iyBomTerr1.2, whole genome shotgun sequence includes:
- the LOC100649151 gene encoding zinc finger CCHC domain-containing protein 24 → MAACHPTPAIQHLQPQESPQLGLGPMNAAGSQGQKPIHQPHYSPHLLNWVYLAIADQNSAQTRDQSKLFPTIWSGFSTATSQTHTHRSALDPCCAIGSNFADNIGELADRFREIGLLDRKPTKRPPPSYLCHLCFKKGHYIKDCPQARPKGEGLTPYQGKKRCFGEYKCPKCKRKWMSGNSWANMGQECIKCHINVYPHKQRPLEKPDGLDVSDQSKVHPQHLCQKCKTLGYYCRRDQ
- the LOC100649033 gene encoding cyclin-dependent kinase-like 4 gives rise to the protein MEKYEMLEIVGEGSYGVVMKCRHRESGQFVAIKRFLETEEDHQVREMAFREIRMLKQLCHDNLVNMIEVFRQRKRFYLVFEYLDHTLLDELERIGNGLGWEVSRRHVYQILRGLSFCHSRNVMHRDIKPENILVSPNGVIKLCDFGFARFTNSVNESCTDYVATRWYRAPELLVGDARYGKAVDVWAVGCLYAELLTGDALFPGESDVDQLYRITKVLGRLCTRHQTMISPGRSSQMLRHTSADELVGPTHSSVVSIRKLFPTWNSMTVDFLSQCLRMDPETRATSVALLQHPLFTQSNFVDEFLEQLRNIIADEATMNPLTTKKLEKRRSTMYNLTSRNVLHRWHMEVVSQDTKSNDRTATETIETTQLHQSPLLLHVDRLQKVRHFDPISVLPNATYVRKLNGFVSTNKYTHTLPSPDFKQFCSYTSINDKGENSRQRKTRY